The sequence GTGAAGGTTCCTTTGTGTTCACAACGCAAACTATGATCCACGGTGTCTTTCGAGACCATCACTGCAGGGACTAGCACTGCTGGGTCAAGAATAAGTCCTGTGTTCAGACAGCACAGTTTGAACTTCGAAAAAGGAAATCCACACATGTAAGTGATTAAAGCTCTGAAACACAGTGTTCTGTCTGACAACATGTATATCATCTCAAATCCAAAAGACAGCGAGTAGAAGTGAGTAGTTAGAAGATCTAACTTGGTATTTAAAAGTATATGGTCGTCACAATGTGATGCTTTCGGGTTACATCCTCCTTCACATACCTGAGTGTCAGTAAATCTCAGTCACATTTTTCAGGATAAgcaaacgtaaaaaaaaaaaaaaaaaaaaatcacattcaaagCAGCgctttgttcttttatttagcTTCCCCGTGATATCCTGTTTGTGTGAAGATATCCATCCCCTCCAAAATTATTGAATTTCCAAAAAGGCTGCTCAGTGGAGGGGCATATCCACGGGCAATTGATCCATgtcaacagaggagaaaaggtcAGTGATGCCCTCATTCTCAGCCAAGCTCAGGAGGTATTCCTCCCCATCAAGAGAGAAGGCCAGGGGTGGAGTGAGGGTGACAAAGCTCTGTTGGTCATCAGAGGGGGGTTGGAAGGAGGTGAGGGAGGTGGGCATGGGGGAGACAGGGGTGACAGAAACCGGTGATAAATGTTGTGTTGGATTGGACTGCGGGTTGTAGATACTATTGATTCCGGAGGTATTGTTAGCATCGTCTGGAAAAATAATGGGAGTTTGGATAAGGAGACAGGGGATGGGGAGAAAAGGTGAGCAACGAAGATTTAAATACCCCAAAAAAACTGAGTGAGCAATCCCACTGTAGAGTTAGAACCAAACACTTTTATAAGGTTCCTGTACACGCAAAAGCTCACGGGTAATTGCCATCTTCTCTGTGGCAGTAAAGTACCCCTTCACATACCTGTTTGAGACCACTGGATCTTTCAGTGTAAGACTCACCTTTGGAGGACACCTGGATGAAGGACGAGAAAAGCGAGATGGGGACGGACTCTTTCCCATTGGCGGACGAGCTTAAGTGGCTACCATTGCCCACAGAGGCGTCTGCGGCATCCATATGGATGGGGTCATCACAGCAGAGGAACACCTCGATGGGCCCCTGGGTGCTGCAGAGGTGCACTTGGAGGCTCTGGACATTGGGCAAGCAGACGGTGATTTTCTTAACAACAGACACTTCCAGAAAAGTGTCTTGAAAATATTTGGTTAGAACATAAGCTAATTTGAGTTAATGCTACACcagaaaaaccaaagcaaaaagaagaaaaaaagatgttgtcGGCTGACTATATGTTGAGAAATGTACCTCCTCTGGATGTGGGACCTCCAGTTTTGTCTCCGCAGGGGCTTTGATCACAATCACGGTCTGTTCTTTAAGACTGGGGATCCTTTTAACATCCTCATACGTCAAATAGGCAAATGTTATCCGTAATGTCAAGGACGATAACCAacctggtgtgtttgtgtacagataAGGGCACACTCAACGATTTATCCCAACATACCTGCCAGTCTGTCTATAAGAGGCTGCCTAACATTAGAAAAACTGCTAAAACAGGATGGCATGCAACAAAAAAGGAGAATAAAACAAGgaattgattcatttttttaaatccaccaCAGACCAAATGTTTACGTTGTGTAGAATAGTTAACTGTTTCAATaatttttgaaagaaaatttGTGAAAAATTTCAACCATCCAACCAGCCTGAgatgatttgctgcttttcataTATCACTAAGTGTCTTTGAGTTTTGGCCAAAGAAAGACGTTTTCGATGTCACCTTGGGCCAGTGATGGGCATTTATTC is a genomic window of Toxotes jaculatrix isolate fToxJac2 chromosome 13, fToxJac2.pri, whole genome shotgun sequence containing:
- the e2f3 gene encoding transcription factor E2F3; protein product: MACLSHTAEKAPAPDPITCTTLLEKSRYDTSLGFLTRRFADMLSRSSDGVLDLNIVAQELNAPKRRVYDVTNVLEGIQLIKKKSKNNIEWLGGQLIAHGTEELRALIEQERKLDELIESCTRQVHQMCGDHHSQRFAYLTYEDVKRIPSLKEQTVIVIKAPAETKLEVPHPEESLQVHLCSTQGPIEVFLCCDDPIHMDAADASVGNGSHLSSSANGKESVPISLFSSFIQVSSKDDANNTSGINSIYNPQSNPTQHLSPVSVTPVSPMPTSLTSFQPPSDDQQSFVTLTPPLAFSLDGEEYLLSLAENEGITDLFSSVDMDQLPVDMPLH